In Flavobacterium lacustre, a genomic segment contains:
- a CDS encoding DUF4960 domain-containing protein, with amino-acid sequence MTYSCEERLNYDDQLPSTLNILESVKIGQTSASIDNLSGVVNFVLPSETNLASVVLDIKTPKGVTISPASGTTVDLTNPLELTAISGGKTRNYIINARVLPNQIAFVSEATSIDNIVDEDVKAAAQWAKDTYGSRFVFIPFSELTINSLKTVNVVFFFYDTQGTSALPQESLDKKNILIQYVVEGGKMLLGGMATSYAEVIGRDKSGLLTIKGNGIGFVNGETWGIDGGVNFQNDQRNSPIYNFTQVITTDSNGYFPIISGGYKEDHNNLWDIAPLLGPGHQKGQFAEFENLYGGKVLAVWSGVGDECCPGIIEFKSNSVYAGTIIAIGVGGMEWAMNDGRTNVYASNIQGIYRNSIDYLNTK; translated from the coding sequence ATGACATACTCCTGTGAGGAACGTCTAAACTATGACGATCAACTGCCAAGTACTTTAAATATCCTTGAGTCAGTAAAAATAGGTCAAACAAGTGCTTCGATAGATAATCTATCTGGAGTTGTTAATTTTGTTTTGCCATCTGAAACCAATTTAGCTTCAGTTGTATTAGATATTAAAACGCCAAAAGGTGTGACTATTAGTCCTGCATCAGGAACAACTGTTGATTTGACAAACCCTCTTGAATTAACTGCTATTTCAGGTGGTAAAACCAGAAATTATATTATTAATGCACGTGTGCTGCCAAATCAAATAGCATTTGTTAGTGAAGCAACATCAATAGATAATATTGTTGACGAAGACGTAAAAGCTGCTGCTCAATGGGCTAAAGATACTTACGGAAGTAGATTTGTTTTTATTCCCTTCTCAGAATTAACTATTAATTCTTTGAAAACAGTTAATGTTGTTTTCTTTTTTTACGATACCCAAGGCACTTCAGCTTTGCCGCAAGAAAGTCTAGATAAAAAGAATATATTGATTCAATATGTTGTTGAAGGAGGTAAAATGCTTTTAGGAGGAATGGCAACCAGTTATGCAGAAGTAATTGGACGTGATAAAAGTGGTCTTTTAACAATAAAAGGAAATGGTATTGGATTTGTTAATGGTGAAACTTGGGGCATTGATGGTGGAGTGAATTTCCAAAATGATCAAAGAAACAGTCCTATTTATAATTTTACGCAAGTAATTACTACAGATTCTAATGGTTATTTTCCAATAATTAGTGGAGGATACAAAGAAGATCATAATAATCTATGGGATATAGCACCATTATTAGGACCAGGTCATCAAAAAGGGCAGTTCGCAGAATTTGAAAACCTTTATGGAGGAAAAGTACTTGCTGTTTGGAGTGGTGTCGGTGATGAATGTTGTCCAGGTATCATTGAGTTTAAGTCAAATTCAGTATATGCAGGTACTATAATTGCCATTGGTGTTGGTGGTATGGAATGGGCTATGAATGACGGAAGGACTAATGTATATGCTTCTAACATTCAAGGTATATATCGTAATTCGATTGATTATTTAAATACAAAATAA
- a CDS encoding RagB/SusD family nutrient uptake outer membrane protein: protein MKTKFKIAFTLMISLQLLSCVNDSDLDVKENYVLSADNIDPEQLVIAAYSALDYRYNTGDFRDLWPFDHAPSNWATSDIRCGDSYKGGGGTGDNPGGGMHQLETHDLFPSSENAYNVWRAIYFGIKRVDTALRAINAIDETQFPNKKERIGELKVLRAHFYFEAIKNFGSIVWYDENTPIADINKIPNTFDTSLMWSKVEGDLNDAIALLPDTQTQLGRVNKVVAYAYLCKAQVFQKKWPEAITSANYVINSGNYGLVTDIEKLYSIPGYGNRENIFAVQFSINDGSQFGNLNFGNLLSSPDSAGDDIKHPYLNGDDFDKPSQNLVNVFKVGPDGLPLFDTYNNANVAPTDNVDPRLDHAIGRPGISWKDWKAQPQQTTWSRDAATYGYFEPKKNMISPNSNGLASNPTGFPWALGNLDFPIIKYSDLLLWKAEALIESGTNVSEGVALINEIRNRAKNSPYVKDFNNPSQDAANYLINLYPLSLSQDAARKALRMERRLELANEGHGFYDLVRWGIAETYVNNYIQVEKTRRTYLQSATLQAHEQYLPIPQIEIDASSGVYKQRAGY from the coding sequence ATGAAAACAAAATTTAAAATAGCATTTACTTTAATGATAAGCCTTCAATTGCTTTCTTGTGTAAATGACAGTGATTTAGATGTGAAGGAGAATTATGTGTTATCGGCAGATAATATTGACCCTGAACAATTAGTAATAGCGGCATACAGCGCACTTGATTATCGTTATAATACAGGTGATTTTAGAGACTTATGGCCTTTTGACCACGCTCCATCCAATTGGGCAACAAGTGATATTCGTTGTGGTGATTCCTATAAAGGTGGTGGTGGAACTGGTGATAATCCCGGAGGAGGAATGCATCAGCTCGAAACACACGATTTATTTCCATCAAGTGAAAATGCTTACAATGTTTGGAGAGCGATTTATTTTGGAATTAAAAGAGTGGATACGGCTTTAAGAGCTATTAATGCAATAGATGAAACTCAATTTCCAAATAAGAAAGAAAGAATTGGAGAATTAAAAGTTTTGAGAGCTCATTTTTATTTTGAAGCCATTAAAAACTTTGGTTCAATAGTTTGGTATGATGAAAATACCCCAATTGCCGATATTAATAAAATTCCAAACACGTTTGACACTAGTCTGATGTGGTCTAAAGTGGAAGGTGATTTAAACGATGCGATTGCTCTTTTGCCTGATACACAAACCCAATTAGGCAGAGTAAACAAAGTGGTGGCTTATGCTTACTTATGTAAAGCACAAGTTTTTCAGAAAAAATGGCCTGAGGCAATTACAAGTGCAAACTATGTAATTAATTCTGGAAATTATGGATTAGTAACCGATATCGAAAAATTATATTCCATCCCGGGTTATGGAAATCGTGAAAACATATTTGCAGTTCAGTTTTCTATCAATGACGGTTCTCAATTTGGAAATCTAAATTTTGGAAATTTATTAAGTTCACCAGATAGTGCAGGAGATGATATAAAACATCCGTATTTGAATGGAGATGATTTTGACAAACCTTCACAAAATTTAGTGAATGTATTTAAAGTTGGTCCCGATGGACTTCCGCTATTTGATACTTATAATAATGCCAATGTTGCCCCTACAGATAATGTAGATCCAAGATTAGATCACGCTATTGGTCGACCAGGTATTTCATGGAAAGACTGGAAAGCTCAACCGCAACAAACTACTTGGAGTAGAGATGCTGCTACTTATGGTTATTTTGAACCTAAGAAAAATATGATTTCTCCAAATTCAAACGGCTTGGCTTCAAATCCTACAGGTTTCCCTTGGGCTCTAGGTAATTTAGACTTTCCTATTATCAAATACAGTGATTTATTGTTGTGGAAAGCAGAAGCATTAATTGAATCTGGAACAAATGTGTCTGAAGGTGTTGCTTTGATTAATGAAATTAGAAATAGAGCAAAAAACTCACCTTATGTGAAAGATTTTAATAATCCTTCTCAAGATGCTGCTAATTATTTGATCAATCTATATCCTTTGAGTTTGTCTCAAGATGCCGCAAGAAAAGCGCTTAGAATGGAAAGAAGATTAGAATTAGCCAATGAAGGACATGGTTTTTACGACCTTGTACGTTGGGGTATCGCTGAAACCTATGTGAACAACTACATTCAAGTTGAAAAAACACGTCGAACTTATTTGCAAAGCGCTACGTTACAAGCTCACGAACAATATTTGCCTATACCACAAATTGAAATTGATGCAAGTTCGGGAGTATATAAACAAAGAGCCGGATATTAA
- a CDS encoding SusC/RagA family TonB-linked outer membrane protein, with product MKIKYFKNKKNIFSICLFFLVFIASGQQRQITGSVLADDGQPLPGANVLVEGSKIGTATDIDGQFKISVDEGANLIVSYIGYLEAKIKVTSKNSYTIKLQSSSNTLSEVVVTGYSKEKKSDIAGAISVVKMGDISQEPTPNILSALQGRVAGLQINSGGTPGGNDSQIIIRGLTTVTSGSAPLWVIDGVQTTSSSSLNPEEIESIQVLKDGASAAIYGTSAANGVIVVTTKKGKKGVSEFTFKSEVTVNKLRDKISLLNSQQWADVEYQAQLGAGIATPTHPVLINNGTGFTIPQYLDPNGLQTTANTSWVDEITNDTFSNNTDFGYRKGTENLSLYTQLSYSEDNGIQRYTGYDRFNARINASYKLFNERVTIGENFLYSKFNEVKANEFENAILQNPMLPVYSNLGDYATIITGGMQDKPNSVANLWSNRKNEQKNQRFLGNAYLDFKIIEGLVFNTTLNFDKGTYRFNTATEAFSTNGTIPSVFQKITTDDVDNDYLATIFTNTLKYDKSFGKHRLSLLGGIENSARQENFHNNQINGVNITDPAGYVINDNAQYKTIVGKVETFKISQFGSVKYIFDDRYILSGTVRRDGSSRFGENNKYGIFPSASVAWNAKNEKFLTDNKYVSNFKLRASWGVNGNDQIADYSYLSSYVDNTVGNVVEFSDYDISGTGIGTSGGVLQSRQANPDLKWESTEQYNVGFDLGFFNERISLQTDFYMKTTNDLILRPIALSINGESQPPLINAGSVSNKGFEAVLSYKSNSSNDFKYGVDLNFSTYKNNVESLDTESNFLLNGVSITKKGSPIASFYGLIADGLFRTPEEVAVHADQPGKSVGRIRFRDVNLDGKIDQFDRTIIGNPHPDFIYGINLNSSYKGFDIVLFFDGKQGNDLYNAQRSIGDFDYFSFNHSTNTLDAWTPSKANSNIPALSTLNSNNELQPSSYYVEDGSYIRLKTITVGYNFDNAFSKKLGMNKLRFYLVGQNLFSLTSFTGFDYEVSGLSAGGIGVAGYGIPHTKSMTFGINANF from the coding sequence ATGAAAATCAAGTATTTTAAAAACAAGAAAAACATATTCTCAATATGTTTGTTTTTCTTAGTGTTTATTGCTTCAGGGCAACAAAGACAAATAACAGGTTCTGTCTTGGCAGACGACGGTCAGCCTTTACCAGGCGCTAATGTTCTTGTTGAAGGTTCAAAAATAGGAACAGCAACAGATATAGATGGTCAATTTAAAATTTCTGTTGATGAAGGGGCTAATTTGATCGTTTCTTATATCGGTTATTTAGAGGCTAAAATAAAAGTAACTTCAAAAAACAGCTATACCATTAAATTACAATCGAGTTCAAATACTCTATCTGAAGTAGTTGTTACGGGCTATTCTAAGGAGAAAAAATCAGATATTGCAGGAGCTATTTCTGTTGTTAAAATGGGGGATATTTCACAAGAACCCACTCCTAATATTTTGAGTGCCTTGCAAGGTAGAGTAGCTGGTTTGCAAATCAATTCAGGTGGAACACCCGGAGGTAATGATTCTCAAATTATTATTAGAGGATTAACAACTGTAACCAGTGGTTCTGCACCGCTATGGGTAATTGATGGGGTACAAACCACAAGTTCATCTTCGCTAAATCCTGAAGAAATTGAATCCATTCAGGTATTAAAAGATGGTGCTTCAGCAGCCATTTATGGAACTTCAGCTGCAAATGGTGTAATTGTAGTGACCACCAAAAAAGGTAAAAAAGGAGTTTCAGAATTTACTTTTAAATCTGAAGTAACAGTCAATAAGTTAAGAGATAAAATTAGCTTATTAAATTCTCAACAATGGGCCGATGTAGAGTATCAAGCTCAGCTTGGAGCCGGGATTGCAACTCCTACTCATCCGGTTTTAATAAATAATGGTACTGGTTTTACTATACCTCAATATTTAGATCCAAATGGCTTACAAACAACGGCTAATACTAGTTGGGTTGATGAAATTACCAACGATACCTTTTCAAACAATACTGATTTTGGATATCGAAAAGGGACTGAAAACTTGAGCTTATACACTCAATTGAGTTATTCAGAAGATAATGGTATTCAAAGATATACTGGCTATGACCGATTTAATGCGAGAATAAATGCTTCTTATAAACTTTTTAACGAAAGAGTAACTATTGGTGAAAATTTCTTGTACTCAAAATTTAATGAGGTAAAAGCGAACGAATTTGAAAATGCCATTCTTCAAAACCCAATGCTACCTGTTTATTCTAATTTGGGTGATTATGCTACTATAATAACGGGTGGTATGCAGGATAAACCAAACTCTGTAGCAAATTTATGGAGTAATAGAAAAAACGAACAAAAGAATCAAAGGTTTTTGGGAAATGCTTATTTAGATTTTAAAATTATTGAAGGATTAGTATTCAATACAACTTTAAATTTCGATAAAGGCACTTATAGATTTAACACAGCAACCGAAGCTTTTTCTACAAACGGAACAATTCCTTCTGTATTTCAGAAAATTACTACTGATGATGTGGATAATGATTATCTAGCAACCATTTTTACTAATACTTTAAAATATGATAAAAGTTTTGGAAAACATAGGTTGTCATTATTAGGAGGTATAGAAAATTCCGCCAGACAAGAAAATTTTCATAATAATCAAATTAATGGAGTGAATATTACTGATCCTGCTGGCTATGTGATTAATGATAATGCACAATATAAAACAATAGTAGGGAAAGTAGAAACCTTCAAGATATCACAATTTGGTTCTGTTAAATATATTTTTGATGACCGATATATTCTATCGGGAACGGTTAGAAGAGATGGATCCTCCCGTTTTGGAGAAAATAATAAATATGGTATTTTCCCATCAGCTTCGGTAGCTTGGAATGCAAAAAACGAGAAGTTTTTAACAGACAATAAGTACGTTTCTAATTTCAAATTAAGAGCTTCTTGGGGTGTAAATGGTAATGATCAAATCGCGGATTACTCCTATCTTTCAAGTTATGTAGACAATACTGTTGGTAATGTAGTCGAGTTTTCAGACTACGACATTAGCGGAACAGGAATAGGTACTTCAGGTGGTGTTTTGCAATCTCGTCAAGCTAATCCCGATCTTAAATGGGAGTCAACTGAGCAATATAACGTAGGATTTGATTTAGGGTTTTTTAACGAAAGAATCTCGTTACAAACCGATTTTTATATGAAAACTACTAATGATTTAATTTTAAGACCAATTGCTTTATCTATAAATGGAGAAAGTCAACCGCCATTAATTAATGCAGGTTCGGTAAGTAATAAAGGTTTTGAAGCGGTGTTGAGTTACAAAAGTAATTCTTCAAATGATTTTAAATATGGTGTTGATTTGAATTTTTCAACCTATAAAAACAATGTTGAAAGTTTAGATACTGAGTCCAATTTTTTACTAAATGGAGTTTCAATAACCAAAAAAGGATCGCCAATTGCCTCTTTTTACGGATTAATTGCTGATGGTCTTTTTAGAACTCCTGAAGAAGTAGCTGTTCATGCTGATCAACCTGGAAAGTCTGTTGGTAGAATTAGATTTAGAGATGTTAATCTTGATGGAAAAATTGATCAATTTGACCGAACAATCATTGGTAATCCTCATCCCGATTTTATATATGGAATCAACTTAAATTCTTCTTACAAAGGATTTGATATAGTACTATTCTTTGACGGAAAACAAGGGAATGATTTATATAATGCCCAACGTTCTATAGGTGATTTTGATTATTTCAGTTTTAATCATAGTACAAACACCCTAGATGCCTGGACACCTAGTAAGGCAAATTCGAATATTCCGGCATTATCTACTTTAAATAGTAACAATGAATTACAACCATCCAGTTATTATGTTGAGGACGGTTCGTACATAAGACTAAAAACCATAACAGTAGGTTATAATTTTGACAATGCCTTTTCTAAAAAACTTGGTATGAATAAATTAAGATTTTATTTAGTAGGTCAAAATTTGTTTTCTCTAACTTCTTTTACTGGTTTTGACTATGAGGTTTCTGGTTTAAGTGCTGGAGGAATTGGTGTGGCAGGTTATGGAATTCCTCATACAAAATCGATGACTTTTGGAATTAATGCAAATTTTTAA
- a CDS encoding glycoside hydrolase family 32 protein: MMNISEIGFFKRISFMLMLVVMNSCSSTKTSIEKVVTNEELYRPNFHFTPKKGWMNDPNGMFFHKGLYHLYFQHYPDDNVWGPMHWGHATSKDMMSWKEEKIALYPDEKGYIFSGSAVVDINNTSGFGSLKNPPIVAMFTYHDEVKAKTGAIDFQSQAIAYSLDEGMTWIKYKNNPVIKNPNLKDFRDPKMTWDAIHNQWIMVLAADVEIQIFRSSNLIDWELASGFGKNLGAHGAPWECPDFFPVKVEGSAEMKWVLLQSINPGGPNGGSATQYFVGDFDGKTFTLDNSFSQDLKQFGALWLDYGKDNYAGVTWSNIPDADGRKLFIGWMSNWEYANKVPTKNWRSATTIPRELKLLNTDGHYRIVSQPVKELDKYISKTIKKELITIDKTTVIIDKNTVDMTRLDIRFTMNALVDDQYDFVLSNAANNAIHFGINKKEKFFYVDRKKASQISFSQEFAKKISKAPLFSDFDTIEVRVVIDKTSIEVFYDNGKTVMTEIYFSDKPMDSFSIAKANSDFELKNVIINQLTSK, encoded by the coding sequence ATGATGAATATATCAGAAATAGGATTTTTTAAAAGAATATCTTTTATGTTAATGTTGGTTGTAATGAATAGTTGCAGTTCTACCAAAACAAGTATTGAAAAAGTAGTAACCAATGAAGAATTATATAGACCTAATTTTCATTTCACACCTAAAAAGGGTTGGATGAATGACCCCAATGGAATGTTTTTTCACAAAGGGTTGTATCATTTATATTTTCAGCATTATCCAGATGATAATGTATGGGGACCAATGCATTGGGGACACGCAACAAGTAAAGATATGATGTCTTGGAAAGAAGAAAAAATTGCACTTTATCCAGATGAGAAGGGATATATATTTTCAGGAAGCGCAGTGGTTGACATCAATAATACTTCTGGATTTGGGAGTTTAAAGAATCCTCCAATAGTCGCAATGTTTACGTATCATGATGAAGTAAAAGCAAAAACTGGAGCAATAGATTTTCAATCGCAAGCTATTGCTTATTCTTTAGATGAAGGAATGACTTGGATCAAATACAAGAATAATCCGGTAATTAAAAATCCAAATCTCAAAGATTTTAGAGATCCAAAAATGACATGGGATGCGATTCATAACCAATGGATAATGGTTCTGGCTGCCGATGTGGAAATACAAATATTTCGTTCCTCCAATTTAATTGATTGGGAATTAGCTTCTGGATTTGGTAAAAATCTTGGTGCTCACGGTGCCCCATGGGAATGTCCAGATTTTTTTCCGGTTAAAGTTGAAGGTTCGGCCGAAATGAAATGGGTGCTTTTACAAAGTATTAATCCAGGAGGTCCAAATGGAGGATCGGCTACTCAATATTTTGTCGGTGATTTTGATGGAAAAACTTTTACACTAGATAATTCATTTAGCCAAGATTTAAAACAATTTGGCGCTTTGTGGCTTGACTACGGCAAGGATAATTACGCAGGAGTTACCTGGTCTAACATTCCAGATGCTGATGGCCGTAAATTATTTATAGGTTGGATGTCGAATTGGGAATATGCTAATAAGGTACCTACAAAAAACTGGAGAAGTGCAACTACCATTCCTAGAGAATTGAAACTTTTAAATACCGATGGTCATTATCGAATTGTTTCTCAACCGGTAAAAGAATTGGATAAATACATTTCAAAAACTATCAAAAAGGAACTTATTACAATTGACAAAACAACTGTAATTATTGATAAAAATACAGTAGATATGACACGTTTAGACATTCGTTTTACCATGAATGCCTTAGTGGATGATCAGTATGATTTTGTGCTTTCTAATGCCGCCAATAATGCGATTCATTTTGGAATTAATAAAAAGGAAAAGTTTTTTTATGTGGACAGAAAAAAGGCAAGTCAAATTTCTTTTTCTCAAGAATTTGCCAAGAAAATTTCAAAAGCACCCCTCTTCTCTGATTTTGATACAATTGAAGTGAGAGTAGTAATTGATAAAACTTCAATCGAAGTATTTTATGATAACGGAAAAACGGTGATGACTGAAATTTATTTTTCAGATAAACCAATGGATTCTTTTTCAATAGCTAAAGCAAATTCTGATTTCGAACTTAAAAATGTAATAATAAACCAACTAACCAGTAAATAA
- a CDS encoding sugar porter family MFS transporter: MNNKILRWSLIASFAGFLFGFDTVVISGADKTLQLLWNSSDVFHGSVVMAMALWGTVIGAIFGGIPTNTLGRKKTLLIIGILFSISAAGSALSNDPFVFAFFRFLGGLGIGASTIAAPAYISEIAPAKDRGRLVGLYQFNIVFGILCAFLSNYVLSDVGVNAWRWMLGVQVFPSIIYTLMAFSIPESPRWLYSMLRTDEAKLIFDKIGSKEDVQSIMDELSSNSSTTPLNENIFIKKYRFQLLLVFLIAAFNQLSGINAFLYYAPRIFEEAGLGAKTALLSSIGIGFINLIFTLIGVYLIDRLGRRKLMIFGSIGYIFSLSMVATSFYLNWTGLAVPGFLFLFIASHAIGQGAVIWVFISEIFPNHLRASGQSFGSSVHWVLAAIIPSMVPILFTSFGVGNVFAFFAFMMVFQLLFVLFMMPETKGISLEDVSKGLINK, from the coding sequence ATGAATAATAAAATTTTGAGATGGTCACTCATTGCTTCTTTTGCAGGATTTCTATTTGGCTTTGATACAGTAGTGATTTCAGGAGCAGATAAAACGCTTCAGTTGTTATGGAATTCAAGTGATGTTTTCCATGGTTCTGTAGTAATGGCAATGGCACTTTGGGGAACCGTTATAGGTGCTATTTTTGGAGGAATTCCAACTAATACATTAGGCAGAAAAAAGACACTATTAATTATAGGTATTTTGTTTTCTATTTCAGCAGCAGGTTCAGCCCTTTCAAATGATCCGTTTGTTTTTGCTTTTTTTAGGTTTTTGGGAGGTTTAGGAATTGGAGCTTCAACGATTGCTGCACCAGCTTATATATCAGAAATTGCGCCAGCCAAGGATAGGGGTCGTTTAGTGGGATTGTATCAATTTAATATTGTTTTTGGTATTCTTTGCGCTTTTTTATCCAATTATGTTCTAAGTGATGTAGGTGTAAACGCTTGGAGATGGATGCTGGGTGTTCAGGTTTTTCCGTCCATAATTTATACGCTGATGGCATTTAGTATTCCCGAAAGCCCAAGATGGTTGTACTCTATGCTAAGAACAGATGAAGCAAAACTTATTTTTGATAAAATTGGTTCCAAAGAAGACGTTCAAAGTATTATGGATGAACTCAGTAGTAATAGTAGTACTACTCCTTTGAACGAAAATATTTTTATAAAGAAATACCGTTTTCAACTGCTATTGGTTTTCTTGATTGCTGCTTTTAATCAATTATCCGGAATTAACGCTTTTTTATATTATGCACCCAGAATATTTGAAGAAGCTGGTTTAGGCGCAAAAACGGCTTTGTTGAGTAGTATTGGTATTGGTTTTATCAATTTAATTTTCACACTGATTGGAGTGTATCTTATAGATAGATTGGGAAGACGTAAATTAATGATTTTTGGATCTATTGGTTATATTTTCTCCCTTTCGATGGTAGCCACCTCTTTTTACTTAAACTGGACAGGGTTGGCAGTACCTGGGTTTTTATTTCTGTTTATTGCTTCTCACGCTATTGGACAAGGAGCTGTTATCTGGGTATTTATTTCTGAAATATTCCCTAATCATTTGAGAGCTTCTGGACAATCCTTTGGTAGTTCCGTCCATTGGGTATTAGCCGCTATTATCCCATCTATGGTTCCTATTCTTTTTACCAGTTTTGGTGTTGGAAATGTATTTGCCTTTTTTGCTTTTATGATGGTTTTCCAATTGTTGTTTGTCCTTTTTATGATGCCGGAAACCAAAGGAATCTCTCTGGAAGACGTAAGTAAGGGATTGATTAATAAATAA